The following are from one region of the Halogeometricum sp. S3BR5-2 genome:
- the thrS gene encoding threonine--tRNA ligase encodes MSEIVVTLPDGSELSVEEGATVADVAYEIGPGLGKDTVAGVVDGELVDKAAPVHDGAQVVIVTDQSDEYLRVLRHTAAHVFAQALQRLHPEAKLAIGPPTDEGFYYDVTDVDLDADDLEAIEAEMESILEEDLPVERELRSREEALELYEDNPYKRDILENEAAGDEELSFYVQGDFEDLCKGPHVESTGEIGAVQLLNISSAYWRGDEDNETLTRVYGTAFESEKDLEEYMELRAEAEERDHRKLGQEMDLFSIPEVTGPGLPLYHPNGKKILDELSGFAESLNVDAGYDPVETPHLFRTELWKKSGHYDNYVDDMFLLDVNDEEYGLKPMNCPGHATIFDQHSWSYRDLPVRYFEDGKVYRKEQRGELSGLSRVWSFTIDDGHLFCRPEQIEAEIRQVMDSIYEVLETFGLEAHVALATRPEKSVGSDEIWEQSETQLRSVLDNQNIDYDLEPGDGAFYGPKIDFAFEDALGRKWDGPTVQVDFNMPERFDLTYTGEDNEEHRPVMIHRALYGSYERFFMVLIEHFDGKFPLWLAPEQVRILPISDDQLGYAHRVKNELSEFRVDVEDRSWTLGRKIREAQEDNVPYMLVVGENEAESGTISVRDRKEREEQDVAVEAFREHLDAEYGEKRLEPDFLAD; translated from the coding sequence ATGAGTGAAATCGTGGTGACGCTCCCCGACGGCTCGGAGCTGTCCGTCGAGGAGGGTGCGACGGTCGCGGACGTCGCCTACGAAATCGGGCCGGGGCTCGGAAAGGACACGGTCGCGGGCGTCGTCGACGGCGAACTGGTCGACAAAGCCGCCCCCGTCCACGACGGCGCGCAGGTCGTCATCGTCACCGACCAGAGCGACGAGTACCTCCGCGTCCTCCGGCACACGGCCGCGCACGTCTTCGCGCAGGCGCTCCAGCGCCTGCACCCCGAGGCGAAACTCGCCATCGGGCCGCCGACGGACGAGGGCTTCTACTACGACGTGACGGACGTCGACCTCGACGCCGACGACCTCGAAGCGATAGAGGCCGAGATGGAGTCGATACTCGAGGAGGACCTCCCCGTCGAGCGCGAACTCCGCTCGCGCGAGGAGGCGCTGGAACTGTACGAGGACAACCCGTACAAACGCGACATCTTGGAGAACGAGGCCGCCGGCGACGAGGAACTCTCCTTCTACGTGCAGGGCGACTTCGAGGACCTCTGTAAGGGTCCGCACGTCGAGTCGACGGGCGAAATCGGCGCGGTGCAACTGCTGAACATCTCCTCGGCGTACTGGCGCGGCGACGAGGACAACGAGACGCTGACGCGCGTGTACGGCACGGCGTTCGAGTCCGAGAAGGACTTAGAGGAGTACATGGAACTGCGGGCGGAGGCCGAGGAGCGCGACCACCGCAAACTGGGTCAGGAGATGGACCTCTTCTCCATCCCCGAGGTGACGGGGCCGGGCCTCCCCCTCTACCACCCGAACGGCAAGAAGATACTCGACGAACTGTCGGGCTTCGCGGAGTCGCTGAACGTCGACGCCGGTTACGACCCCGTCGAGACGCCGCACCTCTTTCGAACCGAGTTGTGGAAGAAGTCGGGGCACTACGACAACTACGTCGACGACATGTTCCTCCTCGACGTGAACGACGAGGAGTACGGATTGAAACCGATGAACTGCCCCGGTCACGCGACCATCTTCGACCAGCACTCGTGGTCCTATCGGGATCTCCCGGTCCGCTACTTCGAGGACGGGAAAGTCTACAGAAAAGAACAGCGCGGCGAACTGTCCGGCCTCTCGCGCGTCTGGTCGTTCACCATCGACGACGGCCACCTGTTCTGTCGCCCCGAGCAGATAGAGGCGGAGATTCGACAGGTGATGGACTCCATCTACGAGGTGCTGGAGACGTTTGGATTAGAAGCACACGTCGCCCTCGCCACGCGCCCCGAGAAGTCCGTCGGGAGCGACGAGATATGGGAGCAGTCGGAGACGCAACTCCGCTCCGTCCTCGACAACCAGAACATCGACTACGACCTCGAACCCGGCGACGGCGCGTTCTACGGGCCGAAGATAGACTTCGCGTTCGAGGACGCCCTCGGCCGGAAGTGGGACGGCCCGACGGTGCAGGTGGACTTCAACATGCCCGAGCGGTTCGACCTGACGTACACGGGCGAGGACAACGAGGAGCACCGCCCGGTGATGATTCACCGCGCGCTGTACGGCAGTTACGAGCGGTTCTTCATGGTCCTCATCGAGCACTTCGACGGGAAGTTCCCGCTGTGGCTGGCGCCCGAACAGGTCCGAATCCTCCCCATCTCCGACGACCAACTCGGCTACGCCCACCGCGTGAAGAACGAACTCTCCGAGTTCCGCGTCGACGTGGAGGACCGCTCGTGGACGCTCGGGCGGAAGATACGCGAGGCGCAGGAGGACAACGTGCCGTACATGCTCGTCGTCGGCGAGAACGAGGCCGAGTCCGGCACCATCTCCGTGCGCGACCGGAAGGAGCGCGAGGAGCAGGACGTTGCCGTCGAGGCGTTCCGCGAGCACCTCGACGCCGAGTACGGCGAGAAGCGCCTCGAACCCGACTTCCTCGCGGACTGA
- a CDS encoding endonuclease/exonuclease/phosphatase family protein, producing MDISSLSRREALSGAAVAAGAVGGGALVGERLGFDPLGMGGPSGDPTLAACSFNVLHETSDSEFPWEPRLPRVVDAIERIDAELLGLQEIMPEQRSDLRAALDGYEWYGRGREGGDESEAVPVVWSADRFEARDRGDFWLSSTPGEPSAGWGAPNRRVATWVSLTDGNTGTDIWFCNTHFSWADEETRLRSAELVRRRAVERAEGGESVVLTGDLNAEPESPAHRRLTGASETRSSPLADGRRTADADSVSGPSRTYHDFSDDLEDRVDYAFVPREADVLGYRTLGIREEGYRSDHLPVVARFRL from the coding sequence ATGGATATCTCCTCGCTGTCGCGACGCGAAGCGCTCTCCGGTGCCGCCGTCGCCGCGGGTGCGGTCGGGGGCGGAGCGCTGGTCGGCGAGCGTCTCGGCTTCGACCCGCTCGGAATGGGCGGGCCCTCCGGCGACCCGACCCTCGCGGCCTGTTCGTTCAACGTCCTGCACGAGACCTCCGACAGCGAGTTCCCGTGGGAGCCCCGACTCCCCCGCGTCGTCGACGCCATCGAGCGCATCGACGCCGAACTGCTCGGTCTCCAAGAGATCATGCCGGAACAGCGGAGCGACCTGCGGGCGGCGCTCGACGGCTACGAGTGGTACGGCCGCGGCCGCGAGGGCGGCGACGAGAGCGAGGCTGTTCCCGTCGTCTGGTCGGCGGACCGCTTCGAGGCGCGCGACCGGGGAGATTTCTGGCTCTCGTCGACGCCCGGAGAGCCGAGCGCCGGGTGGGGCGCTCCCAACCGACGCGTCGCGACGTGGGTGAGCCTCACCGACGGGAACACGGGAACCGACATCTGGTTCTGCAACACGCACTTCTCCTGGGCCGACGAGGAGACGCGCCTCCGGTCGGCGGAACTCGTTCGACGGCGGGCGGTCGAACGCGCGGAGGGCGGCGAGTCGGTCGTCCTGACGGGCGACCTCAACGCCGAACCGGAGTCCCCGGCCCACCGCCGCCTGACGGGTGCGTCGGAGACCCGTTCGAGCCCGCTCGCCGACGGCCGCCGGACGGCGGACGCCGATTCGGTGTCCGGCCCCTCGCGGACGTACCACGACTTCTCGGACGACCTGGAGGACCGGGTCGACTACGCGTTCGTCCCCCGGGAAGCGGACGTGCTCGGTTATCGAACGCTCGGAATCCGGGAGGAGGGCTACCGCTCGGATCACCTGCCGGTCGTCGCGCGCTTCCGCCTGTAA
- the malQ gene encoding 4-alpha-glucanotransferase, translating to MRFDRQSGVFMHVTSLPGPHGIGDLGDGARAFVDWLASAEQSLWQFCPLGPTASIHGDSPYQSYSAFAGNPLLVDLRRLREEGYLTDDDLEPVPEFSPHDVEYDRVREYKTEMLRTAHDRFRAEATDEDREALESFRERESAWLDGYALFMALRTRYDGAWIEWPQEIRTHEEEAAERHREELAEEVRYREFVQFVFDRQWRDLKSYANERGVELVGDLPIYVALDSADVWASPEAFDLTEENEPAAVAGVPPNPGDDGQRWGNPLYDWEYLRENGYDWWMDRLERLFELVDVTRIDHFKGFDEYWAIPANARSPEAGEWRQGPGAAFFEAVEERFGDLPFVVEDLGFIDQSMVDLRDRFGFPGMRVPQYADWCQQGDMYQPMHFPENSVGYTSTHDTNTFVGYYRDLPDQQKDCLHYNVGADGSEIHWSVIDAVWRSNAVLAFTTMQDVLGLGSEARFNLPGTAQGNWRWRCTDEGFDPDAANRLAALTDEHIRN from the coding sequence ATGAGATTCGACCGACAGTCGGGCGTCTTTATGCACGTCACGTCCCTGCCGGGGCCGCACGGCATCGGCGACCTCGGCGACGGCGCCCGCGCGTTCGTGGATTGGCTCGCGTCGGCGGAGCAGTCGCTCTGGCAGTTCTGTCCGCTCGGACCGACGGCGTCGATTCACGGCGACTCGCCGTACCAGTCGTACTCGGCGTTCGCCGGCAATCCGCTGCTCGTCGACCTCCGCCGACTCCGGGAGGAGGGCTACCTCACCGACGACGACCTCGAACCCGTCCCCGAGTTCTCGCCGCACGACGTGGAGTACGACCGCGTCCGCGAGTACAAGACCGAGATGCTCCGCACCGCGCACGACCGATTCCGCGCGGAGGCGACCGACGAGGACCGCGAAGCCCTCGAATCGTTCCGAGAGCGCGAGTCGGCGTGGCTCGACGGCTACGCGCTGTTCATGGCGCTGCGGACGCGCTACGACGGCGCGTGGATCGAGTGGCCGCAGGAGATACGCACGCACGAGGAGGAGGCCGCCGAGCGACACCGCGAGGAACTCGCCGAGGAGGTTCGCTACCGCGAGTTCGTTCAGTTCGTCTTCGACCGGCAGTGGCGCGACCTGAAGTCCTACGCCAACGAGCGGGGGGTCGAACTGGTGGGCGACCTGCCCATCTACGTCGCCCTCGACAGCGCCGACGTGTGGGCGTCGCCGGAGGCGTTCGACCTGACAGAGGAGAACGAACCCGCCGCCGTCGCGGGCGTCCCGCCGAACCCCGGCGACGACGGCCAGCGGTGGGGGAACCCCCTCTACGACTGGGAGTACCTCCGCGAGAACGGCTACGACTGGTGGATGGACCGGCTCGAACGGCTGTTCGAACTCGTCGACGTCACCCGCATCGACCACTTCAAGGGATTCGACGAGTACTGGGCCATCCCGGCGAACGCGCGGTCCCCCGAGGCGGGCGAGTGGCGACAGGGCCCCGGGGCGGCGTTCTTCGAGGCCGTCGAAGAGCGGTTCGGCGACCTGCCGTTCGTCGTGGAGGACCTCGGCTTCATCGACCAGAGCATGGTCGACCTGCGCGACCGGTTCGGGTTCCCGGGCATGCGCGTCCCCCAGTACGCCGACTGGTGCCAGCAGGGCGATATGTACCAGCCGATGCACTTCCCCGAGAACAGCGTCGGCTACACGTCGACGCACGACACCAACACGTTCGTCGGCTACTACCGCGACCTGCCGGACCAACAGAAGGACTGCCTGCACTACAACGTCGGAGCCGACGGCTCCGAGATACACTGGTCGGTCATCGACGCCGTCTGGCGGTCGAACGCCGTCCTCGCGTTCACGACGATGCAGGACGTGCTCGGACTCGGGTCGGAGGCGCGCTTCAACCTCCCCGGCACCGCACAGGGCAACTGGCGGTGGCGCTGCACCGACGAGGGGTTCGACCCCGACGCGGCGAACCGCCTCGCGGCCCTCACCGACGAACACATCCGCAACTAA
- a CDS encoding hemolysin family protein, translated as MNATVISLRLLAGVALILANGFFVAIEFALTRARQFTEDEFVGDDSRLERAWSMTQDLELYLTTCQVGITASSIAVGIVAEPALAALFEPLFGGTALATVGAGAILAYGIINLVHLTHGEQAPTYLGVERSRTVCRYGAAPLYWFYVVISPLITLGDAVAKWTLKLFGIEMTGAWLETEEDVIETRAQLHNRMSSLLDRGEISGERHEEVLNALEAGEIQIRDVMVDAADAVYLSMDASPEENLRRVSDTPHTRYPLVDGNLGSVEGVVYVPSVVDRIDDLRSGDVTFAEIAAPPMTISAETTVSDAIDRFQAERQELAVVFADGDAIGLITATDALEAVMGDLEDPLDAGDDRDPSDRGDATPS; from the coding sequence ATGAACGCAACAGTCATCAGTCTCCGTCTTCTCGCGGGCGTCGCGCTCATTCTCGCGAACGGCTTCTTCGTCGCTATCGAGTTCGCGCTGACGCGCGCCCGGCAGTTCACCGAGGACGAGTTCGTCGGCGACGACTCGCGACTCGAACGCGCGTGGTCGATGACGCAGGACCTCGAACTCTACTTGACCACCTGTCAGGTCGGCATCACCGCGTCGAGTATCGCGGTCGGTATCGTCGCGGAACCCGCGCTCGCGGCCCTGTTCGAACCGCTGTTCGGCGGCACGGCGCTCGCCACGGTCGGCGCGGGCGCGATACTCGCGTACGGTATCATCAACCTCGTCCACCTCACCCACGGCGAACAGGCGCCGACGTACCTCGGCGTCGAGCGCTCCCGGACGGTGTGCCGGTACGGCGCGGCACCGCTGTACTGGTTCTACGTCGTCATCTCGCCGCTCATCACGCTGGGCGACGCGGTGGCGAAGTGGACGCTCAAACTGTTCGGCATCGAGATGACGGGCGCGTGGCTCGAAACCGAGGAGGACGTCATCGAGACGCGCGCGCAACTCCACAATCGGATGAGTTCGCTCCTGGACCGCGGCGAGATATCCGGCGAGCGACACGAGGAGGTGCTGAACGCCTTGGAGGCGGGGGAGATTCAGATTCGAGACGTGATGGTCGACGCCGCGGACGCCGTCTACCTCTCGATGGACGCCTCGCCCGAGGAGAACCTCCGTCGCGTCTCCGACACGCCGCACACCCGGTATCCACTCGTCGACGGCAACCTCGGCTCGGTCGAGGGCGTCGTCTACGTCCCGAGCGTCGTCGACCGCATCGACGACCTGCGGTCCGGCGACGTGACGTTCGCCGAAATCGCCGCGCCGCCGATGACGATATCGGCGGAGACGACCGTCAGCGACGCGATAGACCGCTTCCAAGCCGAACGACAGGAACTCGCGGTCGTGTTCGCCGACGGCGACGCCATCGGACTCATCACCGCGACGGACGCGCTGGAGGCCGTGATGGGCGACCTGGAGGACCCGCTGGACGCGGGGGACGACCGGGACCCGTCCGACCGCGGCGACGCGACGCCGAGTTAG
- a CDS encoding DJ-1/PfpI family protein yields the protein MRTAFVAFDEMTALDFVGAFDPLTRLDTMDLAPFPFEWDVCAPTETVTATAGLRFEADRVGEPLDGYDLVVVPGGAGTRTLQADKHFLAWLETADADLLASVCTGSLLLGAAGFLEEKTATTHPGATEELAAYCEVSSDRVVDEGDVVTARGVTSALDLGLYLVERLTDAETRAAVAEQMDYPNGEEGGRSAL from the coding sequence ATGCGAACCGCCTTCGTCGCCTTCGACGAGATGACCGCCCTCGACTTCGTCGGGGCGTTCGACCCGCTGACCCGCCTCGACACGATGGACCTCGCGCCGTTCCCGTTCGAATGGGACGTCTGCGCCCCCACGGAGACGGTGACGGCGACGGCGGGTCTCCGTTTCGAGGCCGACAGGGTCGGCGAACCCTTGGACGGGTACGACCTGGTGGTCGTCCCGGGGGGCGCGGGCACCCGAACCCTGCAGGCGGACAAGCACTTCCTCGCGTGGCTCGAAACCGCCGATGCGGACCTGTTGGCGTCGGTCTGCACCGGGTCGCTGCTGCTCGGCGCGGCGGGGTTCCTGGAGGAGAAGACGGCGACGACGCACCCCGGGGCGACGGAGGAACTCGCGGCGTACTGCGAGGTGTCGTCGGACCGCGTCGTCGACGAGGGCGACGTGGTGACCGCCCGCGGCGTCACCTCGGCGCTGGACCTCGGTCTGTACCTCGTCGAGCGACTGACCGACGCCGAGACGCGGGCGGCGGTCGCAGAACAGATGGATTATCCGAACGGAGAGGAGGGCGGTCGCTCGGCGCTCTAA